GCGGTGCCCCGGCGTCACGCCGGGGTCAACTTGTCCTCACAGCCTCACAAAGGCTCACGGGGCCCGCCCGCCGACACCCTCGAGTCCGCTCGTCGCGGCGTACCCACCGCTCGGCCGATCCGCCCGGGACCACCGTGGGGCCCCGCCCTACAGTGAGCCCAGACACACAGAACCTTGACGCACCGTGGAGAGGAACGCCTGTGAGCGACGAGAAGCTGTCCAACCTCCTGCAGGAGAACCGCACCTTCGAGCCTCCGGCCGACCTCGCGGCCCAGGCCAACGTCCGCGCCGAGGACTACGAGCGCGCGACGGCCGACCCGGAGGCGTTCTGGGCGGAGGCGGCGCAGAAGCTGCACTGGGGCACGCCGTTCACCCAGGTGCTCGACTGGTCGGACCCGCCGTTCGCGAAGTGGTTCGCCGACGGCAAGCTCAACGTCGCCTACAACTGCGTCGATCGACACGTGCTGACGGGCAACGGCGACAAGGTCGCCTTCCACTTCGTCGGCGAGCCCGGTGACACCCGCACGATCACCTACGCCGAGCTCAAGGACGAGGTGTGCCAGGCGGCCAATGCCCTGGTCGACCTCGGGGTCAAGACCGGTGACCGGGTCGCGATCTACATGCCGATGATCCTGGAGACCGTCGTCGCGATGCTGGCCTGCGCCCGTCTGGGTGCGCCGCACACGGTCGTCTTCGGCGGCTTCTCCTCCGACGCGCTCGCCAGCCGGATCGACGACTGCGGCGCCGAGATCGTCATCACCGCCGACGGCGGCTACCGCCGCGGCAAGCCCTCGGCCCTCAAGCCCGCCGTCGACGAGGCGCTCGGCAAGGTCTCCGGGGTCCGCAACGTGCTGGTCGTACGCCGCACCGGCGAGGACGTCGACTGGACCGAGGGACGCGACGTCTGGTGGGACGACGTCGTCGCCGGCGCCTCGCCGGAGCACACCCCGCAGGACTTCGACGCCGAGCACCCGCTCTACGTCATGTACACCTCCGGCACCACCGGCAAGCCCAAGGGGATCCTCCACACCTCCGGCGGCTACCTCGTGCAGTCGGCGTACACCTTCTGGGCGACCTTCGACCACAAGCCCGAGGACGTCTACTGGTGCACCGCCGACGTCGGCTGGGTGACCGGGCACTCGTACGCCGTCTACGGCCCGACCGCGATGGGCGCGACGCAGGTGCTCTACGAGGGCACCCCCGACAGCCCGCACAAGGGTCGCTGGTGGGAGATCATCGCCGAGCACAAGGTGACGATCTTCTACACCGCCCCCACCGCGATCCGCACCTTCATGAAGTGGGGTCGCGAGATCCCCGACGAGTACGACCTCTCCAGCCTGCGGATCCTCGGCTCGGTCGGCGAGCCGATCAACCCCGAGGCCTATGTCTGGTACCGCGAGGTGATCGGCGGCGGTCGCACCCCGGTCGTCGACACCTGGTGGCAGACCGAGACCGGCGCCCACATGATCACCCCGCTGCCCGGCGTCACCGCGGCCAAGCCCGGGTCGGCCATGGTCGCCTTCCCCGGCATCTCAGCCGACGTGGTCGACGACCGCGGGCAGTCGGTGGCCGACGGCGAAGGTGGCCTGCTCGTCATCACGAAGCCGTGGCCGGGCATGCTGCGCACGATCTGGGGCGACGACGAGCGGTTCAAGGACACCTATTGGTCGCGTTTCGCCGAGCAGGGCTACTACTTCGCCGGTGACGGTGCGAAGAAGGACGACGACGGCCACATCTGGGTGCTCGGCCGCGTCGACGACGTCATGAACGTCTCCGGCCACCGGCTGTCGACCACCGAGATCGAGTCGGCGCTGGTCTCCCACCCGAAGGTTGCCGAGGCGGCCGTCGTGGGAGCCACCGACGACACCACAGGCCAGGCGGTCTGCGCCTTCGTCATCCTGCGCGAGGAGGCGGGCGACGGCGGCGTCGACATCGTCGAGGACCTGCGCACCCACGTGGCCAAGGAGATCGGTGCGATCGCCAAGCCGCGTCAGGTGATGATCGTCCCCGAGCTGCCCAAGACCCGCTCGGGCAAGATCATGCGCCGGCTGTTGCGCGACGTCGCCGAGAACCGTCAGGTCGGCGACGTCACCACCCTCGCCGACTCCTCGGTGATGGACCTGATCCAGCAGGGGATGTCCGGCACCAAGGAGGACTGAGGTCGCTCACCGGCTTCGAGCCGACGACTCAGCCCTCCTCGAGGACCGAGTCGTCGGTCTCGGGGCTGAACTTGTGCCGCGAGAGCACGGCGGCGCGGGCGATCGCCATGCCGCCGACGGCGGACGTGGCGAGCTGGAAGACGATCGCGATGATCGCGCGGACGGTCGCGTCCCAGCCCGGGTGGACCAGCGCTCCGCCGGCCACCACGAGAGCCACCCCGACCCCGGCGGCGGTGGCGACGGCCGAGGCGCGGGTGTAGGGGTCGGGCAGGCGCAGCGCCCCGATGCCGGCGGCCAGGAAGACCACCGAGCCGAGCACGCACAGCGCCTGGCCGGTCACGTCGACCCAGTTCATCTCGCCCCCCTGTTCAGCAGCCTGGCCAGTCCCAGGGCGGACAGGAACGCCACCACGGTGCCCACGAGCACCAGGTCGAAGACGCCGCCGCTGCCGGCGCGCACGCCGACCAACGCGATCATCGCGATGATCGAGAACGCCAGCAGGTCGGCCCCGACCGCCCGGTCCGCATCACTCGGTCCCCGGACGATCCGGTAGCCGGCGATCAGGATCGTGATCCCGACCCCGACCATCGCGATCTCCAGTCCGATCATCGCTGCTCGCCTTCCTGGGAGCGGGGGCTGCCGGTCAGGGTCGTCCCCCGCAGCATCCGGGTCTCCATGTCCACCAGGTCGCGGACGGCGCTCGCCGCGTCGGGGTGGTACATCGAGTGCACCAGCAACTGGCGCTCGCCCTCGGCATCGTGGACCACCCCGATCGTCAGGGTCCCCGGCGTGAGCGTGATCAGCATCCCGATCAACGCGGCGTGCCCGTCTCGGATGCTCTGCAGCGGCATCCGCACGACCCGGGGCGTCGAGCGGTGACCGGTGGTCAGGACGTCGCTGAGGACGGCCAGCGACGACGTGACGATCTGACCGGCGTACCAGACGAGGAAGCGGACGAACCGCCACGGAAGACTCCACGCGCTCATCGCAACACCGCCTCCACGTACGCCGACGGGTCCGCCAGGCCCTCGGCAGCGACGCCGGTCAACGCCAGCAGGCCCTCGGCACCCAGGCCCATCACCAGGCTGGTCAGTGCCAGGATGACGGCGGGAACGGTGAGCGCGGCGCCCACCCGGGGCGACGCCTGCGCCTGCTTCGGCGCGGTGAGCACCGCTGTGCCCCCGCCGATCTCGGGCGCGGGGAGGGCCTCGACGCCGGTCTGCCCGGCCGTCTCGGGCTCCGGTCCGCCGTTGGCGAAGACACCGTTCCAGATCCGCACCACCGACAGCAGGGTCACCAGGCTGACCGCGAGCACCACGACGGCCGCCACGACCTGACCGGCGTCGAGGGCCGCCATCACGATGGCCAGCTTGGCCACGAAGCCCGAGAACGGTGGCAGCCCCGCCAGCGACAGCGCGCCGACGGCGAACGCCGCCGCGAGCAGCGGCTCTCGTCGCGCGACGCCGACCACCCCACCGAGGCGTCCGGTGCCGTAGCGGACCTCGACCGCGCCCACGGCCAGGAGGAGCGAGGCGGTCACCACCATGTGATGCAGGAGGTAGTAGATGCCGGCGCCGAGGCCCGCGACGCTGAACAGCGCCACGCCCAGCAGGATGAACCCCGTCCCGCGCACCATGTTGTAGGCCAGGATCGCCCGCATCGTGTCCGCGCCCGCAGCGCCCAGGACACCGATCACCATGGTCACGCTGAAGACCGCGACGCCGACCCACAGGAAGCGGGTGTCGCCGTCGAAGGCGACCGCGTAGATGCGGTAGACGGCGTAGATCGCGACCTTGGTGTGCAACGCGGAGAACAACGCCGTCACCGCCGGGGCGGTGGTCGGGTAGCTGCGCGTCAGCCAGCCGTACGCCGGGACGGCGCCGGCCTTCATCGACAGCGCGAACAGGCAGATCGCCAGGGCAGCCGCGGTCCACCCGGACTCGCGGCCCGCACCGGCGAGCTCGGCCAGGTTGACCGTGCCGGCCGTGCCGTAGACCAGCGCCACGCCGGCGAGGAAGACGGTCGAGACGAAGAGGTTGACCGTGACGTAGATCCGCGAGCCGACGACCGAGCGGGCGGTGCCGCGTCCGCGCCGGGCCAGCACCAGCAGGCCGTACGACGGGAGCAGCATCACCTCGACGAAGACGAACAGGTTGAACAGGTCGGCGGTGAGGAGCGCTCCGTTGACACCGGCGACGAGCACCAGGACGAGGGCGGGGAACAGCGGGCGGGCACCGACGCCGCTGGCCATCGCGAAGGCCACGCAGACCAGGGTCACGAAGCTCGTGCCGAGCAACATGAGCGCCGTGAGCGTGTCGACGACGAACGGGATCGCGATGCCCGCCGGCCAGCCGGCCACCCCGTGGGCCAGCACCTCGCCCTCGGCGGTGGCGCCGAGGAGGACGGCAGCGACGGTTATCTGGCCGACCAGGACCGCCACGACCAGTGACCGCGCGATCAGGGAGGTGCCCCGCGCGGCGGCCACCAGGCCCGCGACGAGCAACGGGATCGCGACCAGCAGGGGCAGGGCGGACTCAGCGTTCGGTGCGGGCATCGCGCACCTCCTCGGGGGTCGGGTCCGGGCCCGGCGGATCGACCGGCTCGTCGACCAGGTCGTCGGTGACGTCGTCCCCCTCGCGCCCGGCCACGGCGAGCACGAGCAGGTAGATCGTGATCGCGAATGCGATCACGATGGCGGTGAGCACGAACGCGGCGGGGAGCGGGTCGGCGGTCGAGGCCGGATCGAGGATCGACCCCAGCGCCTCGCCGCGCCGCTCGGGCCCGCCCGCGGTGATGATCATCAGGTTCACCGCGTGGCTGAGCAGCAGGAAGCCGAGCGCGATGCGCACCATCTCGCGCTGCAGCACGAGGTACGCGGCACCGGCGACGAGGACGCCGATGGTCAGGGCGAGCACGATCATCGCTGCGCCTCCTTCGTCCGCCTCGGGATCCGGCGCGGGGCGCGGGCGGGGTGGAGCGGGCCGATGGAGATGGGCGGGGCGGGGGGACGCGGTCGCAGGTGGCGACCCTCGGGGACGTCCTCGGCGAAGGCGCGGAGGTCGTCGTCCTCGATCACCCCGTCGTAGTCGTCGGGTGTGTCCGGTGGTGCCCCCAGCAGACCCAACGCCGCGAGGATGACACCGAGGACGCCGAGGTAGACGCCGACGTCGAAGATCAGAGCGGTCGTGACGTGGATCCCGAGCACGTAGCCGTCCAGCGGGCGCAGGAACGAGCCGTCGAGGAAGCCGAGGAAGCCCGTGAGCACCGCCACCACGATGCCGGCTCCCGCGACCCGCAGGTAGGGCAGCCGGGGCCGGCCCTGCTCGTCGCTGGGCGCGGCCAGATAGGCGAGCGCGAACGCGGACGCACCGACGAGAGCCCCGATGAACCCGCCGCCGGGGGCGTTGTGCCCGCGCAGCAGGAGGTAGACCGAGCCGAGGAGCATGACCGGGATCCCGACCCGGGCGAGCACCGCGATGAACAGTGCGTTGGCACCGGGCTCGGCGAGATCGTCCCAGGCGGTCTCGCCGCGGCTGTCGGGCACGACCCCGGCGCGGACGGGCTGGCTGACGGTGCGCGGGCGAGCCACCGGACGCGCGCGGACCAACGCCAGGATCGACAGGGCCGCGACGGCGAGCACGACGAGCTCGCCGAGGGTGTCCAGCGCACGGAAGTCCACCAGGATGCTGTTGACGACGTTGTCGGCGCCGGTCTCCTGCTGGGTGGTGGTGATGTAGTACTCCCCTGC
The nucleotide sequence above comes from Nocardioides massiliensis. Encoded proteins:
- the acs gene encoding acetate--CoA ligase, whose amino-acid sequence is MSDEKLSNLLQENRTFEPPADLAAQANVRAEDYERATADPEAFWAEAAQKLHWGTPFTQVLDWSDPPFAKWFADGKLNVAYNCVDRHVLTGNGDKVAFHFVGEPGDTRTITYAELKDEVCQAANALVDLGVKTGDRVAIYMPMILETVVAMLACARLGAPHTVVFGGFSSDALASRIDDCGAEIVITADGGYRRGKPSALKPAVDEALGKVSGVRNVLVVRRTGEDVDWTEGRDVWWDDVVAGASPEHTPQDFDAEHPLYVMYTSGTTGKPKGILHTSGGYLVQSAYTFWATFDHKPEDVYWCTADVGWVTGHSYAVYGPTAMGATQVLYEGTPDSPHKGRWWEIIAEHKVTIFYTAPTAIRTFMKWGREIPDEYDLSSLRILGSVGEPINPEAYVWYREVIGGGRTPVVDTWWQTETGAHMITPLPGVTAAKPGSAMVAFPGISADVVDDRGQSVADGEGGLLVITKPWPGMLRTIWGDDERFKDTYWSRFAEQGYYFAGDGAKKDDDGHIWVLGRVDDVMNVSGHRLSTTEIESALVSHPKVAEAAVVGATDDTTGQAVCAFVILREEAGDGGVDIVEDLRTHVAKEIGAIAKPRQVMIVPELPKTRSGKIMRRLLRDVAENRQVGDVTTLADSSVMDLIQQGMSGTKED
- a CDS encoding cation:proton antiporter gives rise to the protein MNWVDVTGQALCVLGSVVFLAAGIGALRLPDPYTRASAVATAAGVGVALVVAGGALVHPGWDATVRAIIAIVFQLATSAVGGMAIARAAVLSRHKFSPETDDSVLEEG
- a CDS encoding monovalent cation/H+ antiporter complex subunit F, which codes for MIGLEIAMVGVGITILIAGYRIVRGPSDADRAVGADLLAFSIIAMIALVGVRAGSGGVFDLVLVGTVVAFLSALGLARLLNRGAR
- a CDS encoding Na+/H+ antiporter subunit E, which codes for MSAWSLPWRFVRFLVWYAGQIVTSSLAVLSDVLTTGHRSTPRVVRMPLQSIRDGHAALIGMLITLTPGTLTIGVVHDAEGERQLLVHSMYHPDAASAVRDLVDMETRMLRGTTLTGSPRSQEGEQR
- a CDS encoding monovalent cation/H+ antiporter subunit D family protein, translated to MPAPNAESALPLLVAIPLLVAGLVAAARGTSLIARSLVVAVLVGQITVAAVLLGATAEGEVLAHGVAGWPAGIAIPFVVDTLTALMLLGTSFVTLVCVAFAMASGVGARPLFPALVLVLVAGVNGALLTADLFNLFVFVEVMLLPSYGLLVLARRGRGTARSVVGSRIYVTVNLFVSTVFLAGVALVYGTAGTVNLAELAGAGRESGWTAAALAICLFALSMKAGAVPAYGWLTRSYPTTAPAVTALFSALHTKVAIYAVYRIYAVAFDGDTRFLWVGVAVFSVTMVIGVLGAAGADTMRAILAYNMVRGTGFILLGVALFSVAGLGAGIYYLLHHMVVTASLLLAVGAVEVRYGTGRLGGVVGVARREPLLAAAFAVGALSLAGLPPFSGFVAKLAIVMAALDAGQVVAAVVVLAVSLVTLLSVVRIWNGVFANGGPEPETAGQTGVEALPAPEIGGGTAVLTAPKQAQASPRVGAALTVPAVILALTSLVMGLGAEGLLALTGVAAEGLADPSAYVEAVLR
- a CDS encoding sodium:proton antiporter, whose amino-acid sequence is MIVLALTIGVLVAGAAYLVLQREMVRIALGFLLLSHAVNLMIITAGGPERRGEALGSILDPASTADPLPAAFVLTAIVIAFAITIYLLVLAVAGREGDDVTDDLVDEPVDPPGPDPTPEEVRDARTER